One genomic window of Ottowia oryzae includes the following:
- the csy2 gene encoding type I-F CRISPR-associated protein Csy2, whose translation MNAPLHSLNGKGVLVLPHLRIQNANAISSPLTHGFPAMTAFLGLMWALERKLAAAEVPLWLEKVGVVCHWWEEQVHDGYVKTFRLTRNPVGKDGSTAAIVEEGRIHLDITLVFQVDGGEPEAEGNVLFASAERRRDVAWQVRELLGIMRVAGGSVLPPKPQPGQFITPQLEALDGSAEDRAKQLRRLRRRWLPGFTLVGRDELLQRRLKQLQAHDEGATALDAWLDLSRFNLHSAQDQNGKVSWQNDRPADAGWLVPMPVGYAALSDLYAGGQVANARDEATAFRFVESVYSLGEWIGPHRINRLDDLLWWGEHDAQTGLYRCRSGYTAAETEHVGDAPEARPSADSAHTAVTS comes from the coding sequence ATGAATGCACCCCTGCACAGCCTGAACGGCAAAGGCGTTTTGGTGCTCCCGCACCTGCGTATTCAGAACGCCAACGCCATCTCCAGCCCGCTCACCCATGGCTTCCCAGCGATGACCGCGTTTCTTGGCCTCATGTGGGCGTTGGAGCGCAAGCTCGCTGCCGCCGAGGTGCCGCTGTGGTTGGAGAAGGTCGGCGTGGTTTGCCATTGGTGGGAAGAACAGGTGCACGACGGCTACGTCAAAACCTTTCGCCTCACGCGCAACCCGGTCGGCAAGGATGGCAGCACCGCCGCCATCGTGGAAGAAGGTCGCATCCACCTCGACATTACGCTCGTGTTTCAGGTGGATGGTGGGGAGCCCGAAGCTGAAGGCAACGTGTTGTTTGCCAGCGCCGAGCGTCGCCGCGACGTGGCTTGGCAAGTGCGCGAGTTGTTGGGCATCATGCGGGTAGCCGGTGGCTCTGTACTGCCACCCAAGCCTCAGCCTGGGCAGTTCATCACGCCACAGCTAGAAGCCCTGGATGGGTCGGCTGAAGATCGGGCTAAGCAGCTTAGGCGCTTGCGCCGGCGCTGGCTGCCCGGCTTCACGCTGGTCGGGCGCGACGAGTTGCTGCAGCGGCGCCTCAAGCAGTTGCAAGCGCACGATGAGGGCGCCACGGCGCTGGATGCGTGGCTTGACTTGTCGCGCTTCAACCTGCACAGCGCGCAAGACCAGAACGGCAAAGTTTCTTGGCAAAACGACCGACCTGCCGATGCAGGCTGGCTGGTGCCCATGCCAGTGGGCTACGCCGCGTTGTCCGACTTGTACGCTGGCGGGCAAGTGGCCAACGCGCGCGACGAAGCCACGGCCTTTCGCTTTGTCGAAAGCGTGTATTCACTAGGCGAGTGGATCGGGCCGCATCGCATTAACCGCTTGGATGATTTGCTGTGGTGGGGCGAGCATGACGCGCAAACAGGCCTGTACCGCTGCCGCAGTGGTTACACCGCAGCCGAGACGGAACATGTGGGCGACGCACCCGAAGCCCGGCCAAGCGCAGACAGCGCTCACACGGCTGTCACGTCTTAG
- the csy1 gene encoding type I-F CRISPR-associated protein Csy1, protein MQQRFAHATSRWINRADSVARKAIADAREKYMLDSILGKGINAAPGVAVATHLAKGTHPDPRVKDVVNPCVSFDALSQHAEVGSHNLAGQASREDVTGNGAVNSAGYELYLLLECVFDGKKLSDWISDKDEDAYLAFGGEDQAYSCLELLSNKSRTVATNEKLKQLYWFVGDEQSASDATVDAQYHLLAPLYATSLAHAVYGVLQEDRFGEANKAARQARRDGKLHDGPLRDYPQLAVQKMGGTKPQNISQLNSERGGNNYLLASLPPQWKSRDIRQPWGVQSVFDRMLIRREGVRATLADFLAFLKTDPPANVETRNRVDAYVSDLIDALVTLGGELQRAWPAHWTQDPRCELVREEQLWLDARRAEVDEDFGAEWQRMDWPAQIGKRFGNWLNTQLEKQFAVGDAEQREWANELLVDESEDGWAQNLHKQRTALNAPHYIPTRLGDQGAVA, encoded by the coding sequence GTGCAACAACGATTCGCCCACGCAACGTCACGCTGGATCAATAGGGCCGATTCAGTCGCGAGGAAGGCGATAGCCGATGCGCGCGAAAAATACATGCTTGATTCGATCTTGGGGAAAGGAATCAATGCGGCTCCCGGAGTAGCTGTCGCTACACACCTTGCGAAAGGGACGCATCCCGACCCCAGGGTCAAAGATGTGGTGAATCCGTGCGTTAGTTTTGATGCACTTTCGCAGCATGCGGAGGTTGGGTCGCACAATCTGGCGGGCCAAGCCTCTCGCGAGGATGTGACCGGCAATGGTGCGGTGAATTCTGCGGGCTATGAACTGTATTTACTACTGGAGTGCGTGTTTGATGGCAAAAAACTATCTGATTGGATATCAGACAAAGACGAAGATGCGTACTTGGCGTTTGGAGGCGAAGATCAGGCTTACTCATGCCTTGAGTTGTTAAGTAACAAATCTCGGACAGTTGCTACGAACGAGAAGCTCAAGCAGCTTTATTGGTTCGTGGGCGATGAACAAAGCGCAAGCGATGCCACTGTCGATGCGCAATATCACCTGCTCGCACCCTTGTACGCCACCTCGCTGGCGCACGCGGTCTACGGCGTGCTGCAAGAAGACCGCTTTGGCGAAGCCAACAAGGCGGCACGGCAGGCGCGACGTGATGGCAAGTTGCACGACGGGCCGTTGCGCGACTATCCGCAACTGGCGGTGCAGAAGATGGGCGGCACCAAGCCGCAGAACATCAGCCAGCTCAACAGCGAGCGTGGCGGCAACAACTACCTGCTGGCCTCGCTACCGCCGCAATGGAAGTCACGCGACATTCGCCAGCCGTGGGGCGTGCAGTCGGTGTTTGACCGCATGTTGATCAGGCGCGAAGGCGTGCGCGCCACCTTGGCGGACTTTCTGGCCTTCCTCAAGACCGATCCTCCGGCCAACGTGGAGACCCGCAACCGCGTCGATGCCTATGTGAGCGACTTGATCGACGCTTTGGTGACCTTGGGTGGCGAGTTGCAGCGCGCCTGGCCCGCGCACTGGACGCAAGACCCGCGCTGCGAGTTGGTGCGCGAGGAGCAGTTGTGGCTGGATGCGCGCCGGGCTGAAGTGGATGAAGACTTTGGCGCGGAATGGCAGCGCATGGATTGGCCCGCACAGATCGGCAAACGCTTTGGCAATTGGCTCAACACCCAGCTGGAAAAGCAGTTTGCCGTGGGCGATGCCGAGCAGCGCGAATGGGCCAACGAGCTGCTGGTGGACGAAAGCGAAGACGGCTGGGCGCAAAACCTGCACAAGCAACGCACGGCACTGAATGCGCCCCACTACATTCCCACGCGGCTGGGCGATCAGGGGGCTGTGGCATGA
- the cas3f gene encoding type I-F CRISPR-associated helicase Cas3f, with protein MNVLLISQCSQRALTETRRILDQFAERRGDRTWQTAITQAGLDTLRKLLRQTARKNTAVACHRIGGKNHSELLWVVGNARQFNEEGAVPTNTTQTNVLRAEDEANWHTLCMIQQLTALAALMHDLGKGSDAFQARLRGDLTTKNLYRHEWTSVRLFQAFVHSCDSVDGDAPWLDQLVTSADMGDGEMANWHTRWDGPHLITDGLNRAQAGDEAHAIFNSLPPLAQAVAWLILTHHRLPALPVDGDDSAHAFHGQIRTGMTLGEVAHVLSKINADWNEPYSSAARAAQAAKDVAAYWRFGGGLPIADKPWRQRAARMAKALREQPHSIQPLHNTYVMHVARMALMLGDHHYSSLGVAPSGRPVPERLAFIASEAQAPYANTLKGGVPNQTLGEHLRGVEHHASALVRALPSLTRQLPHLKGHKTLKSRSADARFRWQDSAADLATNVRNHAAEHGAFIVNMASTGCGKTLGNARIMNALANPATGMRCAFAIGLRSLTLQTGRSFQNELKLGDDELAILVGGTASRELFAYYQDLAEQSGSASQQDLLDETTHVLYEGNDQHPVLQQLGQEAGARKLLAAPVLACTVDHLTPATESLRGGRQIAPMLRLMSSDLVLDEPDDFDLADLPALARLVHWAGLLGSRVLLSSATLPPALVEGLFLAYWEGRKAYQHNRGQRPDEVPRPMGLWVDEFARTAAECTDAIAFRAAHLAFALKRVSKLTEQAKAPRRIAQIVPMPIGFAQLGKVERRAAFGAHLLQAAMQLHRAHHAFVKQSGAEPKRVSFGLIRMANIAPLFDVALALFQQAVPSNTRIHLCVYHSQFPLFVRSAIEHRLDTALNRRGSANAVFAHADIRAALDAHSEPEHVFIVLGSPVTEVGRDHDYDWAVVEPSSMRSLIQLAGRVLRHRPDQQPTSSNILVCEANLRHFEQPGQAAYCQPGFESRSFPLKPHQLQQLLGPWLDAQLCMTIDARPRVLPREPQTGALDAQGNLVDLEHVRMQAQMLPLAPPSAAASATPVTTSARASTRGGVARRQAPASSTSHAVGDFNASTFWLRADVRLTAAMQQAQPFRQQTQQQMDVVLLPTDDEDDYRLHRVQDGEKKWQKLYVEWEGRNDRVAPDRLAHPQISCWGEVDFMAAMQAQADAMALPLRRFAEKFATASLPVSKDNNQGWHWHPWLGFTRRN; from the coding sequence ATGAACGTGCTGCTGATCTCCCAATGCAGCCAACGTGCGCTGACCGAAACCCGCCGCATCCTCGACCAGTTTGCCGAACGACGTGGCGACCGCACCTGGCAAACCGCCATCACCCAAGCTGGTTTGGACACCTTGCGAAAACTGCTGCGGCAGACGGCGCGCAAGAACACGGCTGTGGCCTGCCACCGCATCGGTGGCAAAAACCACAGCGAATTGCTGTGGGTGGTGGGCAATGCGCGGCAGTTCAATGAAGAAGGGGCGGTGCCCACCAACACGACACAAACCAATGTGCTGCGCGCAGAGGATGAGGCCAACTGGCACACCCTGTGCATGATCCAGCAACTAACCGCGCTGGCGGCACTGATGCACGACCTGGGTAAGGGCAGCGATGCGTTTCAGGCCCGTTTACGCGGCGACTTGACAACCAAAAACCTGTACCGCCACGAGTGGACCTCGGTCCGCCTGTTTCAAGCCTTTGTGCACAGCTGCGACAGCGTGGATGGCGACGCGCCGTGGCTCGATCAACTGGTGACCAGTGCCGACATGGGTGATGGCGAAATGGCCAATTGGCACACGCGATGGGATGGGCCGCACCTGATCACGGATGGGCTGAACCGCGCGCAAGCGGGGGACGAGGCGCATGCGATTTTCAATAGCCTGCCACCCTTGGCTCAGGCGGTGGCGTGGCTGATCCTCACCCATCACCGGCTGCCTGCTCTTCCCGTGGACGGCGATGACTCGGCGCATGCGTTTCATGGGCAGATACGCACAGGCATGACGCTGGGCGAAGTGGCCCACGTGCTGAGCAAAATCAACGCTGATTGGAACGAACCTTACAGCAGCGCCGCGCGTGCAGCACAGGCTGCAAAGGATGTGGCGGCGTACTGGCGCTTTGGTGGTGGTTTGCCCATCGCAGACAAGCCATGGCGCCAGCGCGCCGCCCGAATGGCCAAGGCGTTGCGGGAGCAACCACATTCCATTCAGCCGCTGCACAACACCTATGTGATGCACGTAGCGCGCATGGCATTGATGCTGGGTGATCACCACTACTCCAGCCTGGGCGTGGCGCCCAGCGGCCGGCCAGTGCCCGAGCGTCTGGCTTTTATCGCCAGTGAAGCCCAGGCGCCGTACGCCAACACGCTTAAAGGTGGCGTGCCCAACCAAACGCTGGGGGAACACCTGCGGGGCGTGGAGCACCACGCCAGCGCGTTGGTGCGTGCACTGCCCAGCCTGACACGGCAATTGCCACACCTCAAGGGTCACAAAACCCTGAAAAGCCGCAGTGCCGATGCGCGCTTTCGCTGGCAAGACAGTGCCGCCGATCTCGCCACCAATGTGCGCAACCACGCCGCGGAGCACGGCGCCTTCATCGTCAACATGGCTTCAACCGGTTGCGGTAAAACGCTGGGCAACGCCCGCATCATGAATGCGCTGGCCAACCCCGCCACCGGCATGCGTTGCGCCTTCGCCATCGGATTGCGCTCACTCACGCTGCAAACCGGGCGCAGCTTTCAAAACGAGTTGAAGCTGGGCGACGACGAACTGGCCATTCTCGTGGGGGGCACCGCCAGCCGCGAATTGTTCGCGTACTACCAAGATTTGGCCGAGCAAAGTGGCTCTGCCTCTCAGCAAGACCTGCTCGACGAGACCACGCACGTGCTGTACGAGGGCAACGACCAGCACCCGGTGCTTCAGCAGCTCGGTCAAGAAGCCGGCGCACGCAAACTGCTGGCTGCGCCCGTGCTGGCGTGCACGGTGGACCACCTCACACCCGCGACCGAAAGCCTACGCGGTGGCAGACAAATTGCCCCCATGTTGCGGCTGATGAGCAGTGATCTGGTGTTGGACGAACCGGACGATTTCGATCTGGCCGATCTGCCTGCGCTTGCTCGTCTCGTGCATTGGGCGGGGCTGTTGGGCTCGCGCGTATTGCTGTCGTCTGCCACCTTGCCACCAGCCCTGGTTGAAGGTTTGTTTCTCGCCTATTGGGAAGGACGGAAAGCCTACCAACACAACCGCGGTCAACGACCCGACGAAGTCCCGCGCCCCATGGGCCTGTGGGTCGACGAATTCGCGCGTACTGCAGCCGAATGCACCGATGCCATCGCGTTTCGCGCTGCGCATCTGGCCTTCGCGCTCAAGCGCGTGTCCAAGCTCACCGAGCAGGCCAAGGCACCGCGCCGCATCGCGCAGATCGTACCCATGCCGATAGGTTTTGCTCAGTTGGGAAAAGTCGAGCGGCGTGCCGCATTTGGCGCGCACCTGCTGCAAGCAGCGATGCAGCTGCACCGTGCGCACCACGCCTTTGTCAAGCAAAGCGGCGCAGAGCCCAAACGCGTGAGCTTTGGGCTCATCCGCATGGCCAACATAGCACCGCTGTTCGACGTGGCTTTGGCCCTGTTTCAACAAGCAGTGCCTTCGAACACGCGCATTCACCTGTGCGTTTACCACTCACAATTTCCGCTGTTTGTGCGCTCGGCCATCGAACACCGGTTGGACACGGCGCTCAACCGCCGAGGCAGCGCCAACGCCGTGTTTGCGCACGCCGACATTCGCGCCGCACTGGATGCACACAGCGAGCCCGAGCACGTGTTCATCGTGCTCGGATCACCCGTTACCGAGGTTGGACGCGACCACGACTACGACTGGGCCGTGGTCGAGCCCTCATCCATGCGCTCGCTCATTCAGTTAGCTGGCCGAGTGCTGCGCCACCGACCTGATCAGCAGCCCACCAGCTCCAACATACTGGTGTGCGAAGCCAACCTGCGCCACTTCGAGCAGCCAGGCCAAGCTGCCTATTGCCAGCCCGGCTTTGAAAGTCGGTCTTTCCCGCTCAAACCGCACCAACTTCAGCAATTGCTGGGCCCATGGCTGGACGCACAACTGTGCATGACCATTGACGCGCGACCGCGAGTGCTGCCGCGAGAACCGCAAACCGGCGCGCTGGATGCGCAGGGCAATCTGGTTGATCTGGAGCACGTGCGTATGCAAGCGCAGATGCTGCCTTTGGCTCCGCCCAGCGCAGCTGCCAGTGCGACGCCGGTCACCACGTCAGCACGAGCCAGCACACGCGGCGGCGTCGCGCGGCGGCAGGCCCCTGCGTCATCCACAAGCCATGCGGTTGGCGATTTCAACGCCAGCACCTTCTGGCTGCGCGCCGATGTGCGGCTGACCGCAGCCATGCAGCAGGCTCAACCATTTCGCCAGCAAACACAACAGCAGATGGATGTGGTGCTGTTGCCCACGGATGACGAGGACGACTACCGGCTGCATCGCGTTCAGGATGGCGAAAAAAAGTGGCAGAAGCTGTACGTGGAATGGGAAGGCCGCAACGACCGCGTTGCGCCGGATCGGCTCGCGCACCCGCAGATCAGCTGTTGGGGCGAGGTGGATTTCATGGCAGCCATGCAGGCTCAGGCCGATGCCATGGCGTTGCCTCTGCGCCGCTTCGCAGAAAAGTTTGCGACGGCCAGCTTGCCCGTGAGCAAGGACAACAACCAAGGGTGGCATTGGCACCCTTGGTTGGGATTCACGCGGAGAAATTGA
- the cas1f gene encoding type I-F CRISPR-associated endonuclease Cas1f, whose product MRDLPASDLKTVLHSKRANLYYLEHCRVLVNGGRVEYVTDAGKRSLYWNIPIANTTSILLGTGTSITQAAMRELAKAGVLVGFCGGGGTPLFSANEVDVEVAWLTPQSEYRPTEYLQAWVKFWFDDELRLMAAKALQTTRMQRLRAEWAQRAWVEAGFQVDLSRLDDLIARSQAEVNRAEDTTALLTEEARLTKALFKLAVDATGYGDFTRAKRGTGTDPANRFLDHGNYLAYGLGATATWVLGLPHGLAVLHGKTRRGGLVFDVADLIKDAAILPQAFLSAMRGDEDQQFAATALRR is encoded by the coding sequence ATGCGAGATCTTCCTGCCTCAGACCTGAAGACGGTTCTGCACTCCAAACGTGCCAACCTGTATTACTTGGAGCATTGCCGCGTTCTGGTCAACGGTGGGCGCGTGGAGTATGTGACCGATGCCGGCAAGCGCAGCCTGTACTGGAACATTCCCATCGCCAACACCACCAGCATCCTGCTTGGGACGGGTACTTCGATCACCCAGGCAGCTATGCGCGAGCTGGCCAAAGCGGGGGTGCTTGTGGGCTTTTGCGGTGGCGGCGGCACCCCGCTGTTCAGCGCCAACGAGGTCGATGTGGAGGTGGCCTGGCTCACGCCCCAAAGCGAATATAGGCCCACCGAATATCTGCAAGCGTGGGTGAAATTCTGGTTTGACGACGAGCTGCGCTTGATGGCTGCCAAAGCCTTGCAGACGACACGCATGCAACGCCTGCGCGCAGAGTGGGCGCAACGGGCTTGGGTCGAAGCCGGCTTTCAGGTCGATCTATCTCGTTTGGATGACTTGATCGCGCGCTCACAAGCGGAAGTGAATCGGGCGGAAGACACCACGGCCTTGCTCACCGAAGAAGCGCGCCTGACCAAGGCGCTGTTCAAGTTGGCGGTGGACGCCACCGGCTATGGCGATTTCACCCGTGCCAAGCGCGGCACCGGCACCGACCCGGCGAACCGCTTTCTCGACCATGGCAACTACCTGGCTTACGGCTTGGGTGCAACCGCCACATGGGTGCTGGGCTTGCCGCATGGCTTGGCGGTGCTGCACGGCAAAACGCGGCGCGGCGGCTTGGTGTTTGACGTGGCGGATTTGATCAAGGATGCAGCCATCCTGCCGCAGGCATTCCTTTCCGCCATGCGCGGAGATGAAGACCAGCAGTTCGCCGCAACTGCATTGAGGCGCTGA
- a CDS encoding CoA-acylating methylmalonate-semialdehyde dehydrogenase, whose product MQHDKNVTRTIGHLIDGQIVNDTARTQPVFNPATGQVSAHVALASVATVEAAIASAEKAYPAWRDTPPLKRARVMSKLKVLLEQRADEIVQLITAEHGKVLGDAMGELQRGIENVEYASYAPELLKGEHSRNAGPGIDSWSEFQPLGVTAGITPFNFPAMVPLWMWPMAVVCGNSFVLKPSERDPSSALLIAQLAQEAGLPPGVLNVVNGDKEAVDTLLHDPRVKAVSFVGSTPIAEYIYSEGAKHGQRVQALGGAKNHAVVMPDADIANAVSAMMGAAYGSCGERCMAVPLIVAVGDEVADKMIDGLKTEIAKMKVGPGTQTDNGGNDMGPLVTKPHFEKVKAYVDAGVAEGATLLVDGRGLKVKGHEDGYFLGPCLFDHVKPGMSIYQEEIFGPVLGIVRVKTLEEAMKLINDHEYGNGTCIFTRDGEAARYFSDHILVGMVGINVPLPVPVAYHSFGGWKRSLFGDLHAYGPDAVRFYTKRKTITQRWPSAGVREGAMFSFPSSR is encoded by the coding sequence ATGCAACACGACAAGAACGTTACCCGCACCATCGGCCACCTGATCGACGGCCAGATCGTCAACGACACGGCGCGCACGCAGCCGGTGTTCAACCCCGCCACGGGCCAGGTCAGCGCGCACGTGGCGCTGGCCAGCGTGGCCACCGTAGAGGCGGCCATCGCCAGCGCCGAGAAAGCCTACCCGGCCTGGCGCGACACGCCGCCGCTCAAGCGCGCGCGGGTCATGAGCAAGCTCAAGGTGCTGCTGGAGCAGCGCGCCGACGAGATCGTGCAGCTGATCACCGCCGAGCACGGCAAGGTGCTGGGCGACGCCATGGGCGAGCTGCAGCGCGGCATCGAGAACGTGGAATACGCCAGCTACGCGCCCGAGCTGCTCAAGGGCGAGCACAGCCGCAACGCCGGCCCCGGCATCGACAGCTGGAGCGAATTCCAGCCGCTGGGCGTTACCGCGGGCATCACGCCCTTCAACTTTCCGGCCATGGTGCCGCTGTGGATGTGGCCGATGGCCGTGGTCTGCGGCAACAGCTTTGTGCTGAAACCCAGTGAGCGCGACCCCAGCAGCGCACTGCTGATCGCCCAACTGGCGCAAGAGGCGGGCCTGCCGCCCGGCGTGCTGAACGTGGTCAACGGCGACAAGGAAGCGGTGGACACGCTGCTGCACGACCCGCGCGTGAAGGCGGTGAGCTTCGTGGGCTCTACGCCGATCGCCGAATACATCTACAGCGAAGGCGCCAAGCACGGCCAGCGCGTGCAGGCCCTGGGCGGCGCCAAGAACCACGCCGTGGTCATGCCCGACGCCGACATTGCCAACGCCGTCAGCGCCATGATGGGCGCCGCCTACGGCAGCTGCGGTGAGCGCTGCATGGCCGTGCCGCTGATCGTGGCCGTGGGCGATGAGGTGGCCGACAAGATGATCGACGGCCTGAAAACCGAGATCGCCAAAATGAAGGTGGGCCCCGGCACGCAGACCGACAACGGCGGCAACGACATGGGCCCGCTGGTCACCAAGCCGCATTTCGAGAAGGTAAAGGCCTATGTCGACGCGGGCGTGGCCGAAGGCGCCACGCTGCTGGTGGACGGGCGCGGCCTGAAGGTCAAGGGGCACGAAGACGGCTACTTCCTTGGGCCCTGCCTGTTCGACCACGTCAAGCCGGGCATGAGCATCTACCAGGAAGAAATCTTCGGCCCGGTGCTGGGCATCGTGCGCGTGAAGACGCTGGAAGAGGCCATGAAGCTGATCAACGACCACGAATACGGCAACGGCACCTGCATCTTCACCCGCGATGGCGAGGCGGCGCGTTACTTCAGCGACCACATCCTCGTGGGCATGGTCGGCATCAACGTGCCGCTGCCCGTGCCGGTGGCCTACCACTCGTTCGGCGGCTGGAAGCGCAGCCTGTTCGGCGACCTGCACGCCTACGGCCCTGACGCGGTGCGCTTCTACACCAAGCGCAAGACGATCACGCAGCGCTGGCCCTCAGCCGGTGTGCGCGAGGGGGCGATGTTCAGCTTCCCGAGCAGCCGCTGA
- a CDS encoding DJ-1/PfpI family protein, with translation MHIAILTFDAFNDLDSLVAYAMLNRIALLGDADWQVRIASPTPRVTSMNGLTIDAHEDLSRVGDADAVLIGSGMKTREVAANPAIMGQLRLNPSRQLLAAQCSGTFLLGQLGVLQGVPACTDLTSKPWVVASGVDVVNQPFAAQGNVATAGGCMAAPYLVTWLIARLKGIDAAREVMHYFAPVGEKAADVERALAHVTPTLAPQAALAA, from the coding sequence ATGCACATCGCCATCCTCACCTTCGACGCCTTCAACGACCTCGATTCGCTGGTGGCGTACGCCATGCTCAACCGCATCGCGCTGTTGGGCGACGCGGATTGGCAGGTGCGCATCGCCAGCCCCACGCCGCGCGTCACGTCGATGAACGGCCTGACCATCGACGCGCACGAAGACCTCTCGCGCGTGGGCGATGCCGATGCGGTGCTGATCGGCAGCGGCATGAAAACGCGCGAAGTGGCGGCCAACCCGGCCATCATGGGCCAGCTGCGGCTGAACCCGTCGCGCCAGCTGCTGGCGGCGCAGTGCTCGGGCACCTTCCTGCTCGGCCAACTGGGCGTGCTGCAAGGGGTGCCCGCGTGCACCGACCTGACCAGCAAGCCCTGGGTGGTGGCGTCGGGTGTCGACGTGGTCAACCAGCCCTTTGCGGCGCAAGGCAACGTCGCCACCGCCGGCGGCTGCATGGCGGCGCCCTACCTGGTGACGTGGCTGATCGCGCGGCTGAAGGGCATCGACGCGGCGCGCGAGGTGATGCACTACTTCGCGCCCGTGGGCGAAAAGGCCGCGGACGTAGAGCGTGCGCTGGCGCACGTCACCCCCACGCTGGCGCCGCAAGCCGCCCTGGCGGCTTGA